In Drosophila bipectinata strain 14024-0381.07 chromosome 2R, DbipHiC1v2, whole genome shotgun sequence, one genomic interval encodes:
- the dgo gene encoding uncharacterized protein dgo: MQHGSSRIPKQEALPNAISGPDSSNWTSLHEAVAAGDDRRVEGLLFSNADRLARESIQGNTPLHEAASRGFSRCVKLICAPPPPAPGAAGGKPGKGPKGQQKDKEKNKAKAKGTHQTTEALHNSSLSIANNEGLSALHLAAQNGHNQSSRELLLAGADPDVQNNYGDTPLHTACRYGHAGVTRILLSALCDPNKTNLNGDTALHITCAMGRRKLTRILLEADARLGIKNAQGDCPMHIAIRKNYREIIEILNTPKKIRNRKERSREGGSRSDKDRDRERDVVDKGINWSPYGCHYFPDPRAFPSPKLETLPKDPLKPGEQYFLDLAGHIHKGPVSVGNTCYCGPFFRHIENKLNCNRKSLKKYVHKTKERLGHKVQALAIKTNDQIEQLTRTMIEDRLRCESKRQHLSEFLRRGEPMRSTFDQQNRSSRIERTLSRCRSLELLESNHENGRLTNSRSVDLLEDQAVQAIVHRSAEGPLESDSDEDSHEAGEDAEEAEEEEVEEEDEEEGGVELAQDDEELDEQVEQLEHSKLDELKLDFLKVSERLGVLLEKTTLIMERDSEQENKHQLSSLSPPYKPNTRPESAQLREDKDSPNFDEYTHVMRRYPNSSETSNPSQNSNSWDWEASPTGSNPPPDYHKYYSRIGRGENMLNSVIKALRKDASFADLGKEEAAVNESAERIGGDKLLYKEQASEAAGISNLMKRQPLCLEDNYPVMSNLFYSNPIMEYVEEPEIRQNGNEQVNKVEIRNSEIKCLKKPNAGQVRDMVAQLQSTIDTNRQELIGTRPHSRLNNHFLHVETTSSNPSPTYSIPHRSSVAPQFGLPERHIPKDAYFHELPHRPQNPPVTQRRLSSAYAPNAGFCRNDDFYAGHAPAAAAPLRPGVPFRPHQMPSFQNIIPPHSHPHPQARNWPHPHLPPADIDLDEVSGVGIYNNVSSLV; this comes from the exons ATGCAGCATGGATCCTCCCGCATTCCGAAACAGGAAGCTCTGCCCAACGCCATTTCTGGG CCCGATTCTAGCAACTGGACTTCGCTGCACGAGGCAGTGGCCGCCGGGGATGATCGACGGGTGGAGGGGCTCTTGTTCAGCAATGCCGACCGCCTGGCCAGGGAATCCATCCAAGGCAACACCCCGCTTCACGAGGCGGCCAGTCGGGGGTTCAGTCGGTGCGTGAAACTTATCTGTGCCCCCCCACCTCCTGCGCCTGGTGCGGCCGGGGGAAAGCCTGGAAAGGGGCCAAAAGGACAACAAAAGGACAAGGagaaaaacaaagccaagGCGAAGGGAACTCACCAGACCACCGAAGCCCTCCACAACAGCTCCCTGAGCATAGCCAATAATGAAGGGCTATCGGCTCTGCACCTGGCAGCCCAAAACGGGCACAATCAGAGCTCCAGGGAACTTTTGCTGGCCGGCGCCGACCCCGACGTTCAAAATAAT TATGGAGACACACCACTTCACACAGCATGCAGATACGGGCATGCGGGCGTCACCCGGATACTGCTCTCCGCACTGTGCGATCCCAACAAGACCAACCTGAACGGTGACACCGCACTGCACATCACCTGTGCCATGGGCCGAAGGAAGCTAACCAGGATTCTGCTAGAGGCAGATGCGCGACTGGGCATCAAGAATGCCCAAGGAGACTGCCCCATGCACATCGCAATCAGAAAGAACTACCGCGAGATCATCGAGATCCTGAATACGCCGAAGAAGATACGCAACCGCAAGGAGAGGTCTAGGGAGGGGGGAAGTCGCTCGGACAAGGATCGGGATAGGGAAAGGGATGTCGTGGACAAGGGAATCAATTGGTCGCCGTATGGATGTCATTACTTTCCCGATCCCAGAGCCTTTCCTTCCCCAAAACTAGAGACCCTGCCCAAGGACCCGCTTAAGCCGGGGGAGCAGTACTTCCTCGACCTGGCCGGCCACATCCACAAGGGGCCTGTGAGTGTGGGCAACACTTGTTACTGCGGGCCGTTCTTCCGGCACATCGAAAACAAGCTGAACTGCAACCGGAAGAGCCTCAAGAAGTACGTCCACAAGACCAAGGAGCGTTTGGGCCATAAGGTCCAGGCACTGGCTATCAAAACCAACGACCAGATCGAGCAACTCACCAGGACCATGATAGAGGACCGGCTGCGGTGTGAGAGCAAACGGCAGCATCTCAGTGAGTTCCTGCGGAGAGGAGAGCCCATGCGCTCCACCTTTGATCAGCAAAATAGGAGTTCCAGGATCGAAAGGACGCTGTCGAGGTGTCGCAGCTTGGAGCTGTTGGAAAGCAACCACGAAAACGGAAGGCTCACCAACTCCAGAAGTGTGGACTTACTCGAGGATCAGGCAGTGCAGGCTATTGTCCACAGATCGGCAGAAGGTCCACTCGAAAGCGACAGTGACGAGGACTCTCACGAAGCTGGAGAGGATGCAGAGGAGGCCgaggaagaggaggtggaggaggaagACGAGGAGGAGGGTGGAGTGGAGCTGGCACAGGACGACGAGGAGCTTGATGAGCAGGTGGAACAATTGGAGCATTCGAAGCTGGATGAATTGAAACTGGACTTCCTCAAGGTGTCTGAACGGTTGGGTGTGCTGCTGGAGAAGACCACTCTGATCATGGAGCGGGACAGCGAGCAGGAGAACAAGCACCAGCTGTCCTCGCTTTCCCCGCCCTATAAACCAAACACCAGGCCCGAGTCGGCACAACTCCGGGAAGACAAGGACAGCCCCAACTTCGATGAGTACACCCACGTTATGCGGAGGTATCCCAACTCGAGCGAGACGTCCAATCCGTCCCAGAACTCCAACAGCTGGGACTGGGAGGCTTCGCCGACGGGCAGCAACCCTCCGCCGGACTACCACAAGTACTATTCCCGAATCGGAAGAGGGGAAAACATGCTGAACTCCGTGATCAAAGCACTTCGCAAGGATGCCTCCTTCGCCGACCTGGGAAAGGAAGAGGCGGCCGTGAACGAGAGTGCCGAGAGAATCGGTGGCGACAAGCTGCTCTACAAGGAGCAGGCCAGCGAGGCGGCTGGCATCTCCAACCTGATGAAGCGGCAGCCCCTGTGCTTGGAGGACAACTACCCCGTCATGTCGAACCTCTTCTACTCGAATCCCATCATGGAATACGTTGAAGAACCAGAAATCCGGCAAAACGGAAACGAGCAGGTGAACAAGGTAGAGATCCGGAACAGCGAGATCAAGTGCCTGAAGAAACCCAATGCCGGTCAAGTCCGAGACATGGTTGCGCAGCTGCAGAGTACCATTGACACTAACCGGCAGGAGCTGATAGGGACGAGACCCCACTCCCGTCTGAACAACCACTTCCTGCACGTGGAGACCACCTCCTCAAACCCCTCGCCCACCTACAGCATTCCCCACCGCAGTAGTGTGGCCCCGCAGTTCGGTCTGCCCGAGAGGCACATACCCAAAGACGCTTACTTCCACGAGCTGCCCCACCGACCGCAGAACCCGCCCGTCACCCAGCGGAGACTCTCCTCCGCCTATGCACCAAATGCCGGTTTCTGTCGCAACGATGACTTCTATGCGGGGCATGCTCCGGCCGCGGCAGCTCCTTTGAGGCCGGGCGTCCCCTTCCGGCCCCACCAGATGCCCTCCTTCCAGAACATCATCCCGCCACACTCCCATCCGCATCCCCAAGCCAGGAACTGGCCCCATCCCCATTTGCCGCCCGCCGACATCGACTTGGACGAAGTTTCGGGCGTCGGCATCTACAACAATGTCTCCAGCTTGGTTTGA
- the LOC108132011 gene encoding deubiquitinase DESI2, giving the protein MFSNGLPCNLSFPSCLSVPKDEIGNEELLPSNMGTREPVILNVYDMYWINEYTTSIGLGVFHSGVEAFGTEFAYGGHPFPFTGVFEISPRDHDELGDQFQFRQSIQIGCTDFTYEEVRRIVEELGNQFRGDRYHLMNNNCNHFSGNLTQILCGQEIPSWVNRLAHFSSCVPFLQRCLPKEWLTPNALQQSITTIQEREDSDTSPL; this is encoded by the exons ATGTTCTCCAACGGACTGCCGTGCAATCTCTCGTTCCCAAGCTGTCTCAGTGTGCCGAAAGACGAGATTGGTAATGAAGAGCTCCTGCCCTCCAACATGGGTACCCGCGAGCCAGTAATCCTCAACGTCTACGATATG TACTGGATCAACGAGTACACCACCTCGATTGGCCTCGGCGTATTCCACTCGGGCGTAGAGGCCTTTGGAACGGAGTTCGCCTACGGAGGTCACCCCTTCCCCTTTACGGGCGTCTTCGAAATTTCGCCCCGCGATCACGACGAGCTGGGCGACCAGTTCCAGTTCCGCCAGAGCATCCAGATCGGCTGCACGGACTTCACCTACGAGGAGGTACGCCGCATAGTCGAGGAGCTAGGCAACCAGTTTCGCGGCGACCGCTACCATCTGATGAACAACAACTGCAATCACTTCTCGGGCAACTTGACCCAG ATACTTTGTGGCCAAGAAATACCCAGCTGGGTCAACCGTTTAGCGCATTTTAGCTCCTGTGTGCCATTTCTACAAAGATGTTTGCCAAA AGAGTGGCTGACCCCAAACGCCTTGCAGCAGAGCATAACCACAATCCAAGAGCGCGAAGACTCCGACACCAGTCCACTTTGA
- the LOC108132016 gene encoding transmembrane protein 170A — translation MFSYDPDDTDELDTIADVMGLRSQARLNTFREMWYHVFLWALFSSIFIHTCAAVVAFFTLRKHKFGRFFSILILVMGFLSPASSGIISSAVISFVHRASSLPMSPIYAMVWGLGQTIVSACLGFTRILATL, via the coding sequence ATGTTCTCTTACGACCCCGACGACACCGATGAGCTGGACACCATCGCCGATGTAATGGGTCTGCGGTCGCAGGCACGGCTGAACACCTTCCGCGAGATGTGGTACCATGTGTTCCTGTGGGCCCTCTTCTCGTCGATCTTCATTCACACCTGCGCCGCCGTGGTGGCCTTCTTCACTCTGCGTAAGCACAAGTTCGGCCGCTTCTTTTCGATTCTCATCCTGGTAATGGGCTTCCTGTCGCCGGCGTCGAGCGGCATCATCAGCAGCGCGGTAATCTCGTTCGTCCATCGCGCCTCCAGCCTGCCCATGTCGCCCATCTATGCGATGGTCTGGGGCCTTGGCCAAACTATCGTCTCGGCCTGCCTTGGCTTCACCCGCATCCTGGCCACGCTATAG
- the mms4 gene encoding crossover junction endonuclease EME1, with translation MSDKVEKLRKQALREQQKRIKPGECLKYVRMILDAGFVGEEILQQLASTDLKYEIRCLPLSHCIFWERNVGQQTLATGTTNTGLEDAWQRENQVVQWLPESSFLQAVKRQNLACIGPKLRDAFPDCQYTVVLPKLRHGKNSSSANQDALIELQLLQELHVEQVDRPESQNLLAFLQRYTKSIAEAPYKKQRNESLGCFKKYLANDKKQCVRVDQGNGFGRLWQQHLNRLPLVTLEVAESIIAQYPCPKKLLDHFSDDPDAVQTLADMKIRRCNGPQPLQTERRIGNVLSNKLHTLYNARDPNTLI, from the coding sequence ATGTCGGACAAAGTTGAGAAGTTGCGGAAACAGGCTCTTCGGGAGCAGCAAAAGCGCATTAAGCCAGGAGAATGCCTCAAATACGTGCGGATGATTTTGGACGCAGGATTTGTGGGCGAGGAGATCCTCCAACAACTGGCGTCCACCGATCTTAAGTACGAAATCCGATGTTTGCCCTTGAGCCACTGCATCTTTTGGGAGCGCAACGTGGGTCAGCAAACGCTAGCCACCGGAACCACCAACACTGGACTGGAGGACGCCTGGCAGCGGGAGAACCAGGTGGTCCAATGGCTACCCGAATCCAGTTTCCTTCAGGCGGTGAAACGGCAGAACCTGGCCTGCATTGGACCGAAATTGCGGGATGCTTTCCCAGATTGTCAGTACACCGTGGTCCTTCCTAAGCTCCGCCACGGCAAGAATAGCAGTTCCGCCAACCAGGACGCCCTAATCGAGCTGCAGTTGCTGCAAGAACTGCATGTGGAGCAGGTGGATCGTCCCGAATCCCAGAATCTCTTGGCTTTTCTCCAAAGGTACACCAAGTCCATTGCAGAGGCTCCATACAAAAAACAGCGCAATGAGTCTCTGGGATGCTTCAAGAAGTACCTGGCCAACGACAAGAAGCAGTGCGTCCGCGTGGACCAGGGCAATGGGTTTGGGCGCCTATGGCAGCAACACCTGAATCGGCTGCCGCTGGTCACCCTGGAGGTGGCCGAGTCCATTATAGCCCAGTATCCTTGTCCAAAGAAGCTGCTGGACCACTTTTCCGACGACCCGGATGCCGTGCAAACCCTAGCCGACATGAAAATACGTCGCTGCAACGGACCCCAGCCGCTTCAGACGGAACGGCGCATAGGAAACGTCCTGAGCAACAAACTCCACACGCTGTACAACGCCCGGGATCCGAATACGCTAATCTGA
- the Nop10 gene encoding H/ACA ribonucleoprotein complex subunit 3 produces the protein MYLMYTINENGDRVYTLKKCTEDGRPTLSAHPARFSPEDKYSRQRITIKKRFGLLLTQKPEPIY, from the exons ATGTATCTGATGTACACAATTAACGAAAACGGAGACCGTGTCTACACTCTGAAG AAATGCACTGAGGATGGCCGTCCAACCTTGTCCGCTCACCCTGCCCGTTTCTCGCCGGAGGACAAGTACTCTCGTCAAAGGATCACCATCAAGAAGCGTTTTGGTCTGCTGCTGACACAGAAACCGGAGCCCATCTACTAA
- the LOC108132008 gene encoding transmembrane protein 223, with translation MSNLVNFALRQGANFLKRHTLQSLRLAVPSVVSKSPVAAPTLKRFATQTAPFDVNTTLPKDVILFKYENPRFYNMLNFFGVCQFVFWTYLSHFAFTTLKDAPVVENPDEELKWYQRINLGDNKYRNGITICSFLIGYGILFAVWMFTLRSVRFLILRKGGQSVSFVTYGPFNRNRITTVPLKCVSAEESRNMARVHLPIKVKGKTLYYVLDMRGEFRNPQLFDYTAGLKRRI, from the exons atgagCAACCTTGTGAATTTTGCCCTGAGGCAAGGTGCCAATTTTCTTAAGAGACACACTCTTCAAAGTCTGCGCCTGGCGGTACCAAGTGTTGTCTCAAAATCGCCGGTAGCAGCTCCCACTCTAAAAAGGTTTGCCACCCAAACTGCCCCTTTCGATGTCAACACCACTCTACCCAAAGACGTTATACTCTTTAAATATGAGAACCCGCGTTTCTACAATATGCTGAATTTCTTCGGCGTTTGCCAATTTGTGTTCTGGACATATTTGTCCCATTTCGCGTTTACCACGTTGAAAGATGCGCCCGTGGTGGAGAATCCCGACGAGGAGCTGAAGTGGTACCAACGAATTAATCTCGGAGACAACAAGTACCGCAATGGGATAACCATTTGTAGTTTCCTGATAG GCTACGGAATCCTGTTTGCCGTCTGGATGTTTACCCTTCGATCTGTACGATTCCTCATCCTGCGCAAGGGCGGCCAAAGCGTGTCCTTTGTGACCTATGGACCTTTCAATCGGAACCGTATTACAACTGTACCCCTAAAATGCGTTTCCGCCGAGGAGTCCCGCAATATGGCCCGCGTGCACCTTCCAATCAAAGTCAAAGGCAAGACCCTCTACTACGTCCTGGACATGCGAGGCGAGTTTCGAAATCCCCAGCTATTTGATTACACGGCGGGCCTGAAGCGCCGCATTTAA